From one Bacillus sp. FJAT-42376 genomic stretch:
- a CDS encoding YfhJ family protein: MESYFERLTDLLLLKNDSLAYAQARTWVELLWEDFEATYAKAGEKYKGKEMTEAIVRKWIEQYGPRLHEFVASNPKYKHLLNQDDYLKH, from the coding sequence ATGGAGAGCTATTTTGAGCGTCTGACGGATCTGCTGCTGCTCAAAAACGATTCGCTTGCCTACGCCCAGGCGAGAACGTGGGTAGAACTTTTATGGGAAGACTTTGAAGCAACCTATGCCAAAGCCGGTGAAAAATATAAAGGCAAAGAAATGACTGAAGCAATCGTCCGGAAATGGATTGAACAATACGGACCACGGCTGCACGAATTTGTTGCATCCAATCCGAAATACAAGCATCTGCTTAATCAGGATGACTATTTAAAACATTAA
- a CDS encoding metal-dependent hydrolase, with protein MDTATHVVMGIALGGVATLDPVMGSDPAASHAVMAAAIIGSQAPDLDTILKLRNNAVYIRNHRGITHSIPAVLLWSVLITALIYFLFPGTDLLHLGIWTFAAVALHVFVDIFNAYGTQALRPFSRKWIALGLINTFDPIIFSIHGLAIAAWVLGAPQGYTFAGMFAVLVIYYIVRYVMNKKIVHEIYERFDNVTGIIISPTLKFRSWHLAVTTQSHFYVARHVKGVLTVLDEFDRVPVPQTDMIKAAEKDDNVSAFLSFSPVYRWEVEEFSDHYEVRFIDLRYRSKGYYPFVAIVQLDMNLRIVSSYTGWIFSEEKLRKKLHLIPE; from the coding sequence ATGGATACTGCCACCCATGTAGTAATGGGGATTGCACTTGGCGGAGTGGCAACTCTTGATCCCGTTATGGGGAGCGATCCCGCAGCATCCCATGCCGTTATGGCTGCTGCGATTATTGGCTCACAGGCTCCTGACCTGGATACTATTTTAAAACTTCGCAATAATGCTGTCTATATTCGAAATCACCGGGGGATTACGCATTCAATACCGGCTGTCCTGCTGTGGTCCGTCCTGATTACGGCGCTCATCTATTTTCTCTTTCCGGGAACGGATTTGCTTCATTTAGGGATTTGGACATTTGCTGCCGTCGCCCTGCATGTATTTGTCGACATTTTTAATGCTTATGGAACACAGGCATTAAGGCCGTTTTCAAGAAAATGGATTGCACTCGGCCTGATCAATACGTTTGATCCGATTATTTTTTCCATCCATGGGCTGGCAATCGCAGCCTGGGTATTGGGCGCTCCGCAGGGATATACATTTGCAGGAATGTTCGCCGTGCTTGTGATTTATTATATTGTCAGATATGTTATGAACAAAAAAATTGTTCACGAAATATATGAGCGATTTGATAATGTGACGGGAATTATCATTTCCCCTACGCTGAAATTCAGAAGCTGGCATCTAGCCGTTACGACTCAGTCACACTTTTATGTAGCCCGGCATGTTAAAGGGGTGTTAACGGTTCTTGATGAATTTGACCGTGTGCCTGTTCCGCAGACCGATATGATAAAAGCAGCAGAAAAGGATGATAATGTCTCTGCCTTTCTTTCCTTCTCCCCCGTTTACCGGTGGGAAGTGGAAGAGTTCTCGGATCATTATGAAGTCCGGTTCATTGATCTGCGCTACCGGAGCAAAGGATACTACCCGTTTGTGGCGATTGTTCAGCTTGATATGAACCTTAGGATTGTAAGCTCCTATACCGGCTGGATTTTCAGTGAGGAAAAGCTGAGGAAGAAACTTCATCTTATCCCTGAATAA
- the recX gene encoding recombination regulator RecX — protein MAFVTKITSQQKNAERYNIYLDYGKGEEFGFGVDEHTLIKFGLAKGKELSDLDIAEITTGDQIRKAYNSALDYLSYRMRSTKEIKQQLEKKEFQPETIQEVLHQLDESGLTNDQQFADAYTRTQWQAGKGPDVIKQELFQKGIAQTQIEQALSLYGHEDQLDAAMVHAEKFLRKNHAISTIQVKQKLEQLLVRKGYSFNLVSEVLRSVDYGNNQNEEREALAKQAAKVSSKYNNGQDYANRQKMKQYLYRKGFPIELIDEYLENPDQFIQS, from the coding sequence ATGGCTTTTGTAACGAAAATTACGTCCCAGCAAAAAAATGCTGAGCGGTACAACATTTATCTGGACTACGGAAAAGGGGAGGAATTTGGTTTCGGTGTGGATGAACACACCTTGATTAAATTCGGCCTTGCAAAAGGAAAAGAGCTTTCAGACCTTGATATTGCCGAAATAACGACAGGCGATCAAATCAGAAAAGCGTACAACTCCGCTCTGGACTATCTCAGTTATAGAATGCGCTCAACAAAAGAAATCAAGCAGCAGCTGGAGAAAAAAGAATTTCAGCCTGAAACCATTCAAGAGGTCTTACATCAGCTTGATGAGTCGGGGTTAACCAATGATCAGCAGTTTGCTGATGCCTATACAAGAACACAGTGGCAGGCCGGAAAAGGCCCGGATGTAATCAAGCAGGAGCTGTTCCAAAAAGGGATTGCCCAGACTCAGATTGAGCAGGCCCTGTCTCTGTATGGTCATGAAGACCAGCTTGATGCTGCCATGGTGCACGCAGAGAAATTTTTAAGAAAAAATCATGCGATCTCGACCATTCAGGTCAAGCAAAAGCTCGAGCAGCTCCTTGTCCGGAAAGGCTACAGCTTCAACCTTGTTTCTGAAGTGCTGCGGTCGGTTGATTATGGAAACAATCAGAACGAGGAAAGAGAAGCGCTCGCAAAGCAGGCTGCAAAAGTGAGCTCCAAATACAACAATGGCCAGGACTATGCGAACAGGCAAAAGATGAAGCAGTACCTGTACCGCAAAGGGTTTCCAATCGAACTCATCGATGAGTATCTTGAAAATCCTGACCAATTTATTCAGAGTTAA
- a CDS encoding YfhH family protein translates to MQTQRYSEMTEYELNTEIGTLKEKARKAEQMGMVNEFAVLDRKISMAKSYLLNPADFKPGEEYEIEGAPGDTFKIVYMNGIFAWGHRLETPDHEEALPISVLIKR, encoded by the coding sequence ATGCAGACACAAAGATACAGCGAAATGACGGAATATGAATTAAATACGGAAATTGGAACGTTAAAGGAAAAGGCGCGGAAGGCGGAACAGATGGGCATGGTTAATGAATTTGCCGTGCTTGACAGAAAAATATCCATGGCAAAGTCCTATCTGCTGAATCCCGCTGATTTTAAACCGGGAGAGGAATATGAGATTGAAGGAGCACCGGGAGATACGTTTAAAATTGTTTACATGAACGGCATTTTTGCATGGGGGCACCGGCTTGAAACACCAGATCATGAAGAGGCCCTGCCGATTTCTGTCCTGATTAAACGATAA
- the sspK gene encoding small, acid-soluble spore protein K, with product MRNKAKDFPIAERSEGEARAKGAYASKRADGTINDHPQERMRASGQREDSN from the coding sequence TTGCGGAATAAGGCAAAGGATTTTCCTATAGCAGAAAGATCTGAAGGCGAAGCGCGCGCAAAAGGCGCTTATGCGTCAAAGCGCGCCGACGGTACGATCAATGACCATCCCCAGGAGCGCATGAGGGCTTCTGGCCAAAGAGAAGATTCCAACTAG
- a CDS encoding TIGR01777 family oxidoreductase, whose product MKIAIAGGSGFVGKHIAQYFAREGHKVVILSRSEQEGYGNIEYAKWMTDGADPAKHLEGLDVMINLAGKSISTRWTEETKKEIVESRVESSREVYKILESLDQKPSVFISASAVGVYGTSEKETFTEDSAATDEDFLSDTVQKWEQEASMIRDLGIRTVYARFGIVLGEGGVLQKMILPYKLYGGGPLGSGTQWMSWIHVTDIAGLMDFIIRHDEISGPVNMTAPNPVQMETFGKTLGEVLNRPHWLPAPGSAIKLALGEMSILLLEGQRVLPKKAIESGYTFIYPSLERALSDIIK is encoded by the coding sequence ATGAAAATTGCTATCGCCGGAGGATCCGGCTTTGTCGGGAAACATATCGCTCAATACTTTGCCAGAGAAGGACATAAAGTCGTTATTTTATCCAGAAGCGAGCAAGAAGGTTATGGAAATATTGAATATGCAAAATGGATGACGGACGGGGCAGATCCTGCCAAGCATCTTGAAGGGCTGGACGTGATGATCAATCTTGCGGGAAAATCAATCAGCACCCGCTGGACAGAGGAAACGAAAAAAGAGATTGTAGAAAGCCGTGTCGAATCATCACGTGAAGTTTATAAAATTTTAGAGAGTCTTGACCAAAAACCATCTGTGTTTATCAGTGCAAGTGCCGTGGGAGTTTACGGAACGTCTGAGAAAGAAACCTTTACCGAAGACTCTGCTGCGACTGACGAGGATTTCCTTTCCGATACCGTACAGAAATGGGAGCAGGAAGCATCCATGATCCGTGACCTTGGCATACGAACTGTATACGCCCGGTTTGGCATTGTACTTGGCGAAGGCGGAGTGCTGCAGAAGATGATTCTTCCCTACAAACTGTATGGGGGAGGTCCGCTTGGGTCAGGAACTCAATGGATGTCCTGGATCCATGTTACCGACATCGCGGGCTTAATGGATTTTATTATCCGTCACGATGAAATCAGCGGACCCGTTAACATGACAGCCCCCAATCCGGTGCAGATGGAAACCTTCGGGAAAACACTCGGCGAAGTCTTGAACCGTCCTCACTGGCTCCCTGCTCCAGGCAGTGCGATTAAGCTCGCGCTTGGAGAAATGAGCATCCTGCTTTTAGAGGGACAGCGGGTGCTGCCGAAAAAAGCCATTGAGAGCGGATATACTTTTATTTATCCGTCGCTTGAACGCGCTCTCTCTGACATAATAAAATAG
- the mutY gene encoding A/G-specific adenine glycosylase, with amino-acid sequence MKTILSDFNINAFQQDLIGWFQKEQRTLPWRENADPYRVWVSEIMLQQTRVDTVIPYFLNFMDKFPTIGDLAEADEEQVLKAWEGLGYYSRVRNLQSAVKEVHEVYDGIVPADPDKFGELKGVGPYTKGAVMSIAYNIPEPAVDGNVMRVMSRILLIDEDIAKPKTRKLFDTAIREVIAKDNPSDFNQALMELGALICTPTSPSCLLCPVRDHCQASEEGKQTVLPVKSKKKKQKSLLLAAAVLTDSHGNFWIHKRPSEGLLANLWEFPNTETVSETMPQKDELELFLNKQYGALTELRPVEGIIQHVFSHLIWNITLFAGKTERVEEGSGLVKVTEEQMKEYAFPVSHQKIYQLYLDGENK; translated from the coding sequence ATGAAAACCATTCTGTCTGATTTTAATATAAATGCGTTCCAGCAGGACTTAATCGGCTGGTTCCAAAAAGAACAGCGAACCCTGCCATGGCGGGAAAATGCTGATCCCTACCGTGTATGGGTATCCGAAATCATGCTCCAGCAAACAAGAGTAGACACCGTAATTCCTTATTTTTTAAACTTCATGGACAAGTTTCCCACGATAGGCGACCTTGCTGAAGCAGATGAAGAACAAGTATTGAAGGCATGGGAAGGACTCGGCTACTATTCCAGAGTCCGCAACCTGCAATCAGCCGTAAAAGAAGTCCATGAAGTCTACGACGGAATCGTACCGGCCGATCCTGATAAATTCGGGGAATTAAAAGGAGTAGGTCCCTACACAAAAGGGGCAGTGATGAGCATCGCCTACAACATACCGGAGCCCGCTGTTGACGGCAATGTGATGCGCGTGATGTCAAGAATTCTGTTGATTGACGAAGACATCGCCAAACCAAAAACAAGAAAACTGTTTGACACCGCCATCCGAGAAGTCATTGCAAAGGACAACCCGTCCGACTTTAACCAGGCCCTCATGGAACTCGGCGCGCTCATCTGCACCCCGACCTCTCCATCCTGCCTGCTCTGTCCGGTACGCGATCATTGCCAGGCATCTGAAGAAGGAAAACAAACCGTTCTCCCCGTGAAAAGCAAAAAGAAAAAACAGAAATCCCTTCTGCTCGCAGCGGCCGTTCTGACAGACAGCCACGGCAATTTCTGGATTCACAAGCGGCCATCAGAAGGCTTGCTCGCCAACCTGTGGGAATTCCCGAACACCGAAACCGTATCAGAAACCATGCCCCAAAAAGATGAACTTGAGCTGTTTTTAAACAAACAATACGGCGCACTGACCGAATTACGGCCGGTCGAAGGAATCATCCAGCACGTCTTCAGCCACCTGATCTGGAACATCACCCTATTCGCCGGAAAAACGGAGCGGGTGGAAGAAGGAAGCGGACTTGTAAAAGTAACCGAAGAACAAATGAAAGAATACGCATTCCCTGTATCGCATCAGAAAATCTATCAGCTGTACCTGGACGGGGAGAATAAATAA
- a CDS encoding YpzG family protein produces MGNHKPSYDHFYSSRTQAYPQPWANPKHAHSQVNGETQMTQDLVILKNQTRKQS; encoded by the coding sequence TTGGGCAATCACAAACCATCCTATGATCACTTTTACTCTTCCCGGACACAAGCGTATCCGCAGCCTTGGGCTAACCCAAAGCACGCTCACTCACAAGTGAACGGCGAAACGCAAATGACGCAGGATCTGGTGATATTGAAAAACCAGACGCGTAAACAATCCTAA